A single genomic interval of Pseudochaenichthys georgianus chromosome 3, fPseGeo1.2, whole genome shotgun sequence harbors:
- the LOC117439963 gene encoding E3 ubiquitin-protein ligase AMFR-like: MPLLFLERFPWPSLQTYTALSLALLAGSIFSAYTTVTDPGFGVLEPDETPAAPDVDLEHLNNDITNTELATTVLWYLVTDSLFVWVLVNTFCCSLMLIAKMIQYMVFGPLRVSEKQHLKDKFWNFIFYKFIFIFGVLNVQTVEEVVMWCLWFSALVFLHLMVQLCKDRFEYLSFSPSTPMNSHVRVLCLLVSLLLDCCGLAIGCGGLLGASHGMHTFSFMAAECLLVTVRTGHVIMRYSIHLWDLNHPGTWENKGTYVYYTDFVMELAMLFLDLMHHIHMLLFGNIWLSMASLVIFMQLRYLFHEVQRRVRRHKNYLRVINNMEARFAVATAEELTANDDDCAICWDTMLTARRLPCGHLFHNSCLRSWLEQDTSCPTCRTSLNINGDGAPARGQQPGGGLEDNIGPVGAAPEARPHINHHNHFFHFDGSRIASWLPSFSVEVMHTTNILGIAQANNSQLMAMAHQIQEMFPQVPPYLVMQDLQLTRSVEVTTDNILEGRIQVPFPTQAIERAPSQLNSESNGQEGSSEAAEPGLSEAETMEVRGSRFSKSAEERQKMLRQRKEEMVQQARRRYMYNSPEDPDVDLPELEEEEDEDEEEEDTGPELNLTTLRRRTMAAAAERRMQSQQDPAP, encoded by the exons ATGCCTCTGCTGTTTTTGGAGAGGTTTCCTTGGCCCAGCCTGCAGACCTACACTGCCCTGAGTTTGGCTTTGCTTGCTGGCAGCATCTTTAGTGCCTACACCACTGTGACAGACCCGGGCTTTGGGGTCTTGGAACCAGACGAAACACCAGCTGCCCCTGATGTGGATCTTGAACATCTAAACAATGATATTACTAACACAGAACTGGCGACCACTGTCCTGTGGTATCTTGTCACTGACAGTCTCTTTGTATGG GTCTTGGTTAACACATTCTGCTGTTCTTTGATGTTAATAGCTAAAATGATTCAGTATATGGTTTTCGGCCCGCTCAGAGTCAGTGAGAAGCAG CACCTGAAAGATAAGTTCTGGAACTTCATCTTCTACAAGTTCATTTTCATCTTTGGCGTATTGAACGTGCAGACAGTGGAGGAGGTGGTGATGTGGTGTTTATGGTTCTCCGCCCTGGTCTTTCTCCACCTCATGGTGCAGCTCTGCAAAGACAGATTTGAATAT CTGTCGTTCTCCCCCTCCACTCCCATGAACAGCCATGTGCGAGTGCTTTGTCTGCTGGTCTCCCTGCTGTTGGACTGTTGTGGTCTGGCCATTGGCTGTGGGGGTCTGCTGGGAGCTTCTCATGGCATGCACACCTTCAGCTTCATGGCAGCAGAG TGTCTGCTTGTGACTGTACGCACTGGGCATGTCATCATGCG ATATTCTATTCATCTGTGGGATCTGAACCATCCAGGGACCTGGGAGAATAAGGGCACATATGTCTATTACACTGATTTTGTTATGGAGCTGGCTATGCTCTTCCTGGACCTGATGCATCATATCCATATGCTG CTCTTTGGAAACATCTGGCTGTCCATGGCTAGCTTGGTGATCTTCATGCAGCTGCGGTATCTCTTCCACGAGGTCCAGCGCCGTGTACGCAGACACAAGAACTACCTTCGTGTCATCAACAACATGGAGGCCag ATTTGCCGTGGCAACTGCAGAGGAGCTGACAGCTAATGACGATGACTGTGCCATCTGCTGGGATACCATGTTGACTGCACGCAGACTACCCTGTGGCCATCTCTTCCACAA CTCTTGTTTGCGCTCATGGCTCGAACAGGACACCTCCTGTCCAACATGCCGGACATCCCTGAACATCAATGGGGACGGGGCCCCGGCGAGAGGCCAGCAGCCAGGCGGGGGCTTGGAAGACAACATTGGCCCCGTAGGAGCCGCTCCAGAGGCCAGACCACACATCAACCACCACAATCACTTCTTCCACTTTGATG GATCTCGCATTGCCAGTTGGCTGCCCAGCTTCTCAGTGGAAGTAATGCACACCACCAATATCTTGGGCATTGCTCAGGCCAACAACTCTCAGCTCATGGCCATG GCCCATCAGATCCAGGAGATGTTCCCTCAGGTGCCCCCCTACCTGGTGATGCAGGATCTGCAGTTAACCCGCTCTGTGGAGGTCACCACTGACAACATCCTGGAGGGACGCATCCAGGTGCCTTTCCCGACACAG GCAATAGAGCGTGCCCCTTCACAGCTGAACTCTGAGTCTAATGGGCAGGAGGGGTCCAGTGAAGCAGCTGAGCCGGGCCTCAGTGAGGCGGAAACCATGGAGGTCAGAGGAAGTCGCTTTTCTAAGTCTGCTGAGGAGAGGCAGAAGATGTTGAGGCAGAGGAAAGAAGAGATGGTCCAGCAGGCTCGCAG GAGATATATGTACAACAGTCCAGAGGATCCGGACGTGGATTTGCCTgaactggaggaggaggaggatgaggatgaggaggaggaggacactGGTCCAGAATTGAACTTGACTACGTTGAGACGTAGAACCATGGCAGCAGCTGCAGAGAGACGCATGCAGAGTCAACAAGACCCAGCACCCTGA
- the gnpnat1 gene encoding glucosamine 6-phosphate N-acetyltransferase isoform X1 translates to MNVNHTCGERVEAITLSISWFVHSGSSKTPLSNTLDDHQLISYTGCHSFISLWEYFTRPSFGCICHRRDCGMLLNETPIFEPSLLQELDWSSNTVPFSPPISPSSPGEGLVLRPLCTADFHRGFFKVLSQLTTTGDVTPEQFTKKFDHMKKSGDYYVVVVEDTNLRRIVATATLITEHKFIHSCAKRGRVEEVVVSDVCRGKQLGKLFSLCPCRLVSALTLLSKKLECYKITLECSPTNVAFYQKFGYTASHETYMQCRFPN, encoded by the exons ATGAATGTGAACCACACGTGCGGGGAAAGAGTCGAAGCGATCACACTTTCCATTTCCTGGTTCGTCCACAGTGGGTCCTCAAAGACGCCTCTATCCAACACACTGGACGATCACCAGCTAATCTCCTACACCGGTTGTCATTCATTTATCTCACTCTGGGAATACTTTACGAGACCATCTTTCGGGTGTATTTGCCACag AAGAGATTGTGGAATGCTGCTAAACGAGACTCCAATTTTTGAGCCCTCCCTCCTCCAGGAGCTGGACTGGAGTAGCAACACTGTCCCTTTCTCTCCCCCCATCTCTCCCTCCAGCCCGGGGGAGGGCCTGGTGCTAAGGCCCCTCTGCACGGCAGACTTCCACAGGG GATTCTTCAAAGTTTTATCTCAACTCACCACAACGGGGGATGTCACACCAGAGCAGTTCACGA AAAAGTTTGATCATATGAAGAAGTCAGGAGACTACTACGTCGTTGTGGTGGAGGACACAAACCTGAGACGGATAGTTGCCACAGCCACCTTGATCACAGAACATAAATTCATCCACTCCTGTGCTAAG AGAGGCCGGGTGGAGGAAGTAGTAGTCAGTGACGTGTGCAGAGGGAAGCAGCTGGGTAAACT GTTTTCTCTCTGTCCCTGTAGGTTGGTTTCAGCTCTTACTCTTCTCAGCAAAAAACTGGAATGCTACAAAATCACACTTGAATGTTCACCCACCAATGTGGCTTTCTACCAAAAGTTTGGCTACACCGCATCGCACGAGACTTACATGCAGTGTCGATTTCCCAACTAA
- the gnpnat1 gene encoding glucosamine 6-phosphate N-acetyltransferase isoform X2, producing MNVNHTCGERVEAITLSISWFVHSGSSKTPLSNTLDDHQLISYTGCHSFISLWEYFTRPSFGCICHRRDCGMLLNETPIFEPSLLQELDWSSNTVPFSPPISPSSPGEGLVLRPLCTADFHRGFFKVLSQLTTTGDVTPEQFTKKFDHMKKSGDYYVVVVEDTNLRRIVATATLITEHKFIHSCAKRGRVEEVVVSDVCRGKQLGKLLVSALTLLSKKLECYKITLECSPTNVAFYQKFGYTASHETYMQCRFPN from the exons ATGAATGTGAACCACACGTGCGGGGAAAGAGTCGAAGCGATCACACTTTCCATTTCCTGGTTCGTCCACAGTGGGTCCTCAAAGACGCCTCTATCCAACACACTGGACGATCACCAGCTAATCTCCTACACCGGTTGTCATTCATTTATCTCACTCTGGGAATACTTTACGAGACCATCTTTCGGGTGTATTTGCCACag AAGAGATTGTGGAATGCTGCTAAACGAGACTCCAATTTTTGAGCCCTCCCTCCTCCAGGAGCTGGACTGGAGTAGCAACACTGTCCCTTTCTCTCCCCCCATCTCTCCCTCCAGCCCGGGGGAGGGCCTGGTGCTAAGGCCCCTCTGCACGGCAGACTTCCACAGGG GATTCTTCAAAGTTTTATCTCAACTCACCACAACGGGGGATGTCACACCAGAGCAGTTCACGA AAAAGTTTGATCATATGAAGAAGTCAGGAGACTACTACGTCGTTGTGGTGGAGGACACAAACCTGAGACGGATAGTTGCCACAGCCACCTTGATCACAGAACATAAATTCATCCACTCCTGTGCTAAG AGAGGCCGGGTGGAGGAAGTAGTAGTCAGTGACGTGTGCAGAGGGAAGCAGCTGGGTAAACT GTTGGTTTCAGCTCTTACTCTTCTCAGCAAAAAACTGGAATGCTACAAAATCACACTTGAATGTTCACCCACCAATGTGGCTTTCTACCAAAAGTTTGGCTACACCGCATCGCACGAGACTTACATGCAGTGTCGATTTCCCAACTAA